Proteins from a genomic interval of Rosa chinensis cultivar Old Blush chromosome 2, RchiOBHm-V2, whole genome shotgun sequence:
- the LOC112185285 gene encoding uncharacterized protein LOC112185285 isoform X1, whose product MSSISTETEKHYYFSRAILRETRELPPPAGETMLPIDIYLIKQSRSWSDHPACEISTVEIVIRYSSPNYSQAYSGISREMSALGVPLEQQPPILEKLFQVVQAAVPERRIIVVIADVTVRLLGSFDEHHDDTDIGRLTRAFPIAIRLDYPDSTSELYALSEVDYHGVDDRVTWESFETHRVRFVSATTSSIMSLQKVRIDSLEEDTIKQNPSCAICINDFAEGGVDQLITLLPCAHHYHLDCIVPWLKTSHLCPLCRYPMPTVEEAESSNPSNP is encoded by the coding sequence ATGTCGTCAATTTCGACCGAAACAGAGAAGCATTATTATTTTAGCAGAGCAATCCTAAGAGAAACAAGAGAATTACCTCCACCAGCAGGGGAGACCATGCTTCCTATTGATATTTATCTCATCAAGCAAAGCCGCAGTTGGTCTGATCATCCTGCTTGTGAAATCTCCACTGTTGAAATTGTGATCCGCTACTCCTCTCCCAACTACAGCCAAGCCTACTCTGGTATTAGCAGGGAAATGTCGGCACTAGGTGTCCCCCTGGAGCAGCAACCGCCTATCCTCGAAAAACTATTTCAGGTGGTACAAGCTGCTGTTCCGGAGCGCCGCATTATTGTGGTCATTGCAGACGTGACCGTGCGGTTATTGGGTAGTTTTGATGAGCATCATGATGACACTGACATTGGTAGACTTACCAGGGCATTTCCCATTGCCATTCGATTAGATTATCCTGATAGCACCAGTGAATTATATGCATTGAGTGAGGTTGACTATCATGGTGTCGATGATAGGGTCACATGGGAGTCCTTTGAAACTCATAGGGTCAGGTTTGTTTCTGCAACTACATCATCCATTATGAGCTTGCAGAAAGTGAGAATAGACAGCTTGGAAGAAGATACTATCAAACAGAACCCATCATGTGCTATTTGTATTAACGACTTTGCAGAAGGTGGAGTTGATCAACTGATTACTCTTTTGCCTTGCGCACACCATTATCATCTAGATTGCATTGTCCCGTGGCTGAAGACGAGTCACTTGTGCCCCCTGTGTCGATACCCAATGCCAACTGTGGAAGAGGCAGAGTCTTCAAATCCTTCAAATCCCTAA
- the LOC112185285 gene encoding uncharacterized protein LOC112185285 isoform X2: protein MLPIDIYLIKQSRSWSDHPACEISTVEIVIRYSSPNYSQAYSGISREMSALGVPLEQQPPILEKLFQVVQAAVPERRIIVVIADVTVRLLGSFDEHHDDTDIGRLTRAFPIAIRLDYPDSTSELYALSEVDYHGVDDRVTWESFETHRVRFVSATTSSIMSLQKVRIDSLEEDTIKQNPSCAICINDFAEGGVDQLITLLPCAHHYHLDCIVPWLKTSHLCPLCRYPMPTVEEAESSNPSNP from the coding sequence ATGCTTCCTATTGATATTTATCTCATCAAGCAAAGCCGCAGTTGGTCTGATCATCCTGCTTGTGAAATCTCCACTGTTGAAATTGTGATCCGCTACTCCTCTCCCAACTACAGCCAAGCCTACTCTGGTATTAGCAGGGAAATGTCGGCACTAGGTGTCCCCCTGGAGCAGCAACCGCCTATCCTCGAAAAACTATTTCAGGTGGTACAAGCTGCTGTTCCGGAGCGCCGCATTATTGTGGTCATTGCAGACGTGACCGTGCGGTTATTGGGTAGTTTTGATGAGCATCATGATGACACTGACATTGGTAGACTTACCAGGGCATTTCCCATTGCCATTCGATTAGATTATCCTGATAGCACCAGTGAATTATATGCATTGAGTGAGGTTGACTATCATGGTGTCGATGATAGGGTCACATGGGAGTCCTTTGAAACTCATAGGGTCAGGTTTGTTTCTGCAACTACATCATCCATTATGAGCTTGCAGAAAGTGAGAATAGACAGCTTGGAAGAAGATACTATCAAACAGAACCCATCATGTGCTATTTGTATTAACGACTTTGCAGAAGGTGGAGTTGATCAACTGATTACTCTTTTGCCTTGCGCACACCATTATCATCTAGATTGCATTGTCCCGTGGCTGAAGACGAGTCACTTGTGCCCCCTGTGTCGATACCCAATGCCAACTGTGGAAGAGGCAGAGTCTTCAAATCCTTCAAATCCCTAA